A window of Chryseobacterium sp. IHB B 17019 genomic DNA:
GCGAAAAAACGATAGAGATTTAAAAAATTTCGGGTATAGGTAAACTAAAAAAACGATCACAGCCGTTCTACTAAAAGATTTTTATTATCTTTAATTAAATTTTAGCTTAATGAACTATTTGAACTCAAATTCTAATCCAGTTTTAAAAGATATTATTTTATTGGTTGTGAGAGTGTTTATGGGTTTCGCCATGCTGTCTCACGGTTATCCTAAACTTCAAATGTTACTGGAAGGTGGAAAAATTGATTTTTTTGACTTTCTGGGATTGGGGCCTCAAATTACTTTGATATTAACTGTTTTTGCAGAATTTGTCTGTTCAATTCTTCTTATTTTAGGGCTTTTTACAAGGGTAGCATTAGGATTTTTGGTGTTTACAATGATTGTAGCTGTATTTGTAGTTCATAGTGCGGATCCATTTGAAAAACAGGAAATAGGATTGGTTTATTTATCAGTATATCTTCTTTTAATTGTTTTTGGGGCAGGAAAATTTTCCGTCGATTATATGATTGAGAAAAGGAAAAGAGCCAATGACTGGTAATTAATTTTACTTTAAAATATATAGCAGTAAGTTTTCTTGCTGCTTTTTTTATGTTTAAATTTTACTTGTGCTTTTATTGTTAAATTAAGTTTAAAATTCATTAAATTCGTCAAAAAGAGAATATATAATGAAGATAAAACTAACCATCTGCCTTCTTGCGTTTTTAAATTTCTACAATGCGCAGGAAAATATTACGTATCAAAAACCATCTGCTGAAATTCTTAAACTTGCAGATTATGAAAGACCACCCAGTGTTTTAATGAATAATAAAAAAGACTGGCTCGTTTTCACCTATCGTCCGACTTACAAAACACTGGAAGATCTTAGTCAGCAGGAAATGAAGCTTGGCGGACTGAGAATTAATCCTGTAACTAATATTTCCAGCTCGGCAACGTATTCTAATAATATTAAGGTTAGAAAAATTAACGATAAAACAGAAGTTCAGGTTAAAAATTTACCATCAAACCCGAAAATAACATATACTTCATTCTCACCGGATGAAAAGAAATTAGCATTTACCAATACCACAAACAAAGGGGTAGAGCTTTGGATTGTTGATCTGGAAACCGCTACAGCAAAGAAAATAACGTCCGATAATCTGAACGCGAATTTGGGAAGCCCTTATGTCTGGTATAAAGATTCTCAAAATTTGTTAATTAAAACGCTTCCTCAAAATAGACCGGCTTTAATTGATTCCAGTAAAGATCTTCCGACAGGCCCGATTGTTTCCACTGCAGACGGAAAAGTTTCACAAAACAGGACTTATCAGGATCTTTTGAAAAACCCGCAGGATGAAAAGAATTTTGAAATCCTCACAGCTTCTGATATTTATAATGTTGATCTCAACGGAAGCTTGAAGAAAGTAAAAGAGCAGGATCTGTACACCGGATTGAGCTTTTCGCCTGACGGAAATTATCTCATGGCAACAACAATCAAAAAACCGTTTTCATACATTGTTCCTCTTAGCAGATTTCCAATGACAACAACCGTTTATGACATGAACGGTAACGTTGTAAAAGTGGTAAATGAAGTCCCGTTGAACGAAATTATGCCGAAAGGTTTTTCATCCGTAAGAACCGGTAAAAGAGATCTGGGATGGAGAAGTGATATGCCCGCAACTTTAGTGTATGCAGAAGCTTTGGATGGTGGTGACCAGTCGAAAACAGTGGAGTACAGAGATGAGATTTTCACCTGGGATGCTCCATTTAGCAATACCCCGAAATCATTCTTTAAAACAAAACAGCGATATGAAGGGACGAGCTGGACGAATGATCAGTATGCCATCGTTTCGGAAGGATGGTATGATACAAGAAATACAAAATCTTTTTTGGTTGATCTAAATAATGGCGAATCAAAAGTAATTGATGACAGAAATTATCAGGACGTTTACAGCGATCCGGGGAACTTCAATACAACAAAAAATCAATACGGAAGATATGTTGTTGATATGAAAGGAGGAAAATCCTATCTGATTGGCGCCGGTTTTACAAAAGACGGACAGCATCCTTTTATTGACGAAATGGATATGAAAACGATGAAGAAAAAAAGGCTTTATACTTCAAATCTTAAAAATGCCAAAGAAGAAATTATTGATATTTTAAACCCATCAAAAGGGGAAATTCTGACGACTCAGCAGTCTTCAAGCCTGTATCCGAATTATTTTAAAAAGAATATTAAATCAAATAAAGCCGAGGCGGTAACCAATTTTGCCAACCCTTTTGAAAGCATTAAAGACGTTTACAAAGAAGTAATTACCTACAAAAGAAATGACGGTGTGACGTTAACGGGAACCCTTTATCTTCCAGCGAACTACGACAGAAAAGCTAAAAAAGAAAAATTACCATTGCTGATCTGGGCTTATCCAACGGAATACAAAGACAAAAATACAGCCGGTCAGAACACCCAAAACCCGAATGATTTTACGTTTCCTTACTACGGATCTTTTGTGTATTGGACGACAAAAGGCTATGCCGTTCTGGATGATGCCGCTTTCCCGATCATTGGTGAAGGAAAAACAGAACCGAACGATACATTTATTCCTCAATTGGTTGCTAATGCGGAAGCTGCGATCAATGCGGTGGATCAATTAGGATATATTGATAAGAAAAAAGTAGCTGTGGGAGGGCATTCTTACGGTGCTTTTATGACCGCAAACCTTTTGACGCATTCCAAGCTTTTTGCCTGCGGAATTGCAAGAAGTGGAGCTTATAACAGGACCTTAACACCTTTTGGTTTCCAGAGCGAACAACGAAATTACTGGGATGTTCCGGAGATTTACAACACCATGTCACCGTTCATGAATGCGGATAAAATGAAGACTCCGATGTTATTGGTTCATGGCGATGCAGACAACAATCCGGGGACGTTTACTTTGCAGACGGAAAGATATTTCCAGGCTTTGAAAAACCTTGGTGCACCGGTGAAAATGGTTCTTTTGCCTAAAGAATCCCACGGATATGCCGCCAAAGAAAATATTTTACATTTGCTTTGGGAACAGGATCAGTTTTTGGAGAAATGT
This region includes:
- a CDS encoding alpha/beta hydrolase family protein, which translates into the protein MKIKLTICLLAFLNFYNAQENITYQKPSAEILKLADYERPPSVLMNNKKDWLVFTYRPTYKTLEDLSQQEMKLGGLRINPVTNISSSATYSNNIKVRKINDKTEVQVKNLPSNPKITYTSFSPDEKKLAFTNTTNKGVELWIVDLETATAKKITSDNLNANLGSPYVWYKDSQNLLIKTLPQNRPALIDSSKDLPTGPIVSTADGKVSQNRTYQDLLKNPQDEKNFEILTASDIYNVDLNGSLKKVKEQDLYTGLSFSPDGNYLMATTIKKPFSYIVPLSRFPMTTTVYDMNGNVVKVVNEVPLNEIMPKGFSSVRTGKRDLGWRSDMPATLVYAEALDGGDQSKTVEYRDEIFTWDAPFSNTPKSFFKTKQRYEGTSWTNDQYAIVSEGWYDTRNTKSFLVDLNNGESKVIDDRNYQDVYSDPGNFNTTKNQYGRYVVDMKGGKSYLIGAGFTKDGQHPFIDEMDMKTMKKKRLYTSNLKNAKEEIIDILNPSKGEILTTQQSSSLYPNYFKKNIKSNKAEAVTNFANPFESIKDVYKEVITYKRNDGVTLTGTLYLPANYDRKAKKEKLPLLIWAYPTEYKDKNTAGQNTQNPNDFTFPYYGSFVYWTTKGYAVLDDAAFPIIGEGKTEPNDTFIPQLVANAEAAINAVDQLGYIDKKKVAVGGHSYGAFMTANLLTHSKLFACGIARSGAYNRTLTPFGFQSEQRNYWDVPEIYNTMSPFMNADKMKTPMLLVHGDADNNPGTFTLQTERYFQALKNLGAPVKMVLLPKESHGYAAKENILHLLWEQDQFLEKCLKK
- a CDS encoding DoxX family protein produces the protein MNYLNSNSNPVLKDIILLVVRVFMGFAMLSHGYPKLQMLLEGGKIDFFDFLGLGPQITLILTVFAEFVCSILLILGLFTRVALGFLVFTMIVAVFVVHSADPFEKQEIGLVYLSVYLLLIVFGAGKFSVDYMIEKRKRANDW